The following proteins are encoded in a genomic region of Takifugu rubripes chromosome 21, fTakRub1.2, whole genome shotgun sequence:
- the mtx3 gene encoding metaxin-3 isoform X4 — protein sequence MELLTSSAVNGIMAAAMELRCWGGGWGLPSVHAESLVVLAYAKFSGAKVTVSPIDWTWKTLTATVPELFCGEDTVQEATPILNFLRKQRFNADYELTAREGADTMAYIALIDEKLRPAMLHTFWVDAENYINVTRPWFASHSPFPLNFVVPCRHANAAFSRILLTKGEAPLQRITEVEAKIYSDAKECLNLLSYRLGSANYFFGKAPSSLDAFVFGFVAPLYKASLPSSTLQRHLQQLENITRFCDNILAVYFSSGRPNG from the exons atggagctgctgacgtcATCAGCTGTGAATGGAATCATGGCGGCCGCCATGGAGCTGCGATGCTGGGGAGGAGGCTGGGGTTTGCCCTCTGTCCACGCCGAGTCCCTGGTAGTTCTG GCTTATGCCAAATTTTCTGGGGCCAAAGTCACAGTTTCTCCAATAGACTGGACATGGAAAACTCTAACAG CAACAGTCCCAGAGTTGTTTTGTGGAGAGGATACAGTTCAAGAAGCTACACCGATTCTCAACTTCCTGAGGAAGCAG agGTTTAATGCAGACTATGAGCTGACAGCCAGAGAAGGAGCAGACACTATGGCATACATTGCTTTAATTGATGAGAAACTACGACCAGCGATG TTGCACACTTTCTGGGTGGATGCAGAAAACTACATCAACGTGACGCGGCCTTGGTTTGCGTCACACTCGCCTTTCCCACTTAACTTTGTGGTCCCTTGTCGCCACGCCAACGCCGCCTTCTCTCGCATCCTTTTGACCAAAGGAGAGGCGCCCTTGCAGAGAATCACTGAGGTGGAGGCAAAG ATTTACAGTGATGCTAAAGAGTGCCTGAATCTCCTCTCCTACCGGCTGGGATCTGCTAACTACTTCTTTGGCAAAGC GCCCTCCAGCTTGGACGCCTTTGTGTTTGGCTTTGTGGCTCCGCTTTACAAAGCCAGTCTGCCCAGCAGCACTCTGCAGCGACACCTCCAACAGCTGGAGAACATCACACGCTTCTGTGACAACATCCTCGCAGTATACTTCAGCTCCGGCCGCCCCA ATGGATGA
- the serinc5 gene encoding serine incorporator 5, translating into MCTPCCLSQVACCCGSAACSCCCNCCPKIKQSTGTRVMYALYFLLVTVTCVVMMSPTVEQVIKTHIPFYDVMCEKLNAGENCKALVGYSAVYKVCFGMSCFFLFFCIFTIRVNSSRGWRAAVHNGFWLLKFIGLVACCAGGFFLPEEEKFLEVWRYVGAVCGFLFLLIQLMLLVEFAHRWNTNWSSGVKYNRLWYAALAFVTLMLFTAAVGAIVFMSVYYTDREACLYNKIFLGLNGSLCLIVSMLAISPWIQKLQPTSGLLQPGVISVYVMYLTFSAFTSKPAETVERDGVNTTVCVFPLNSEEGDKQIVTAVGTVILFGCVLYSCLTSTSKRSSAALRVYRNSEPENERARWCFCFGDDTDDYDEEKTGSGQNVLYDEREGTIYSYSYFHFVFFLGSLYVMMTVTNWFHYDNHKIEKLLDGSWSVFWIKMASCWVCLILYICTLVAPLVCPKRFEA; encoded by the exons GTGgcctgctgctgcggctcgGCGGCCTGCTCgtgctgctgcaactgctgccCCAAGATCAAGCAGTCAACGGGTACCCGAGTCATGTACGCCCTTTATTTCCTGCTGGTCACCGTCACCTGCGTCGTCATGATGTCCCCGACTGTGGAGCAGGTCATCAAAACGCAC ATCCCTTTCTACGATGTGATGTGTGAGAAGCTGAACGCTGGGGAGAACTGCAAGGCTCTGGTGGGTTACTCGGCCGTCTATAAGGTGTGCTTCGGCATgtcctgcttcttcctcttcttctgcatctTCACCATACgcgtcaacagcagcagaggctggagGGCCGCCGTGCATAATGG ATTCTGGCTGCTGAAGTTTATTGGACTGGTGGCGTGCTGCGCTGGAGGCTTTTTCctcccagaggaggaaaaattCCTGGAAG TGTGGCGCTATGTAGGCGCCGTCTGCGggttccttttcctcctcatccagctCATGCTGTTGGTGGAGTTTGcccacaggtggaacacaaacTG GAGTTCGGGAGTGAAGTATAACCGCCTGTGGTATGCAGCTCTGGCGTTTGTGACTTTAATGCTCTTCACCGCCGCCGTCGGAGCCATAGTATTTATGAGCGTGTACTACACCGATCGCGAAGCCTGCTTATATAACAAGATCTTTCTGGGCCTCAATGGCAGCCTGTGTCTCATCGTATCCATGCTGGCCATCTCCCCGTGGATACAAAAAC TACAACCCACATCAGGCCTGCTGCAGCCAGGAGTCATCAGCGTGTACGTCATGTATCTCACCTTCTCCGCCTTCACCAGTAAACCGGCGGAAA CTGTGGAGAGGGACGGTGTGAACACAACTGTGTGCGTGTTCCCCTTAAACTCGGAGGAGGGCGACAAGCAAATCGTGACTGCCGTGGGAACCGTTATCCTCTTTGGCTGCGTCCTTTACTCTTG CCTGACGTCAACCTCTAAACGGAGCTCTGCAGCGCTCCGAGTGTATAGGAACAGTGAGCCGGAGAATGAG AGAGCTCGCTGGTGCTTCTGTTTTGGAGACGACACAG ATGACTACGATGAGGAGAAGACCGGTTCCGGCCAGAACGTGTTGTATGATGAGAGGGAGGGAACCATCTACAGCTACTCGTACTTCCATTTTGTCTTCTTCTTGGGATCCCTCTACGTAATGATGACAGTCACCAACTGGTTCCA CTATGATAATCACAAGATTGAGAAGCTGTTGGATGGAAGCTGGTCAGTGTTCTGGATAAAGATGGCCTCCTGCTGGGTCTGCCTCATCCTCTACATTTGCACCCTGGTTGCTCCGTTGGTATGCCCGAAGCGCTTCGAGGCCTAG
- the mtx3 gene encoding metaxin-3 isoform X3, giving the protein MSSFKAYAKFSGAKVTVSPIDWTWKTLTATVPELFCGEDTVQEATPILNFLRKQRFNADYELTAREGADTMAYIALIDEKLRPAMLHTFWVDAENYINVTRPWFASHSPFPLNFVVPCRHANAAFSRILLTKGEAPLQRITEVEAKIYSDAKECLNLLSYRLGSANYFFGKAPSSLDAFVFGFVAPLYKASLPSSTLQRHLQQLENITRFCDNILAVYFSSGRPSSPQSVQGTKDANLQKLTQLVNKESNLIEKMDDNLRSSPQHKSHRPDPKPSLASGKSSTPA; this is encoded by the exons ATGAGCTCCTTCAAG GCTTATGCCAAATTTTCTGGGGCCAAAGTCACAGTTTCTCCAATAGACTGGACATGGAAAACTCTAACAG CAACAGTCCCAGAGTTGTTTTGTGGAGAGGATACAGTTCAAGAAGCTACACCGATTCTCAACTTCCTGAGGAAGCAG agGTTTAATGCAGACTATGAGCTGACAGCCAGAGAAGGAGCAGACACTATGGCATACATTGCTTTAATTGATGAGAAACTACGACCAGCGATG TTGCACACTTTCTGGGTGGATGCAGAAAACTACATCAACGTGACGCGGCCTTGGTTTGCGTCACACTCGCCTTTCCCACTTAACTTTGTGGTCCCTTGTCGCCACGCCAACGCCGCCTTCTCTCGCATCCTTTTGACCAAAGGAGAGGCGCCCTTGCAGAGAATCACTGAGGTGGAGGCAAAG ATTTACAGTGATGCTAAAGAGTGCCTGAATCTCCTCTCCTACCGGCTGGGATCTGCTAACTACTTCTTTGGCAAAGC GCCCTCCAGCTTGGACGCCTTTGTGTTTGGCTTTGTGGCTCCGCTTTACAAAGCCAGTCTGCCCAGCAGCACTCTGCAGCGACACCTCCAACAGCTGGAGAACATCACACGCTTCTGTGACAACATCCTCGCAGTATACTTCAGCTCCGGCCGCCCCA GTTCTCCACAATCTGTCCAAGGAACCAAGGATGCCAACCTCCAAAAATTAACACAGCTTGTAAATAAAGAGTCCAACTTGATAGAAAAG ATGGATGACAACCTCCGCAGCAGCCCCCAGCACAAATCTCACCGACCGGATCCCAAACCCAGTCTGGCCAGTGGGAAGAGCTCTACGCCtgcctga
- the mtx3 gene encoding metaxin-3 isoform X1, with translation MELLTSSAVNGIMAAAMELRCWGGGWGLPSVHAESLVVLAYAKFSGAKVTVSPIDWTWKTLTATVPELFCGEDTVQEATPILNFLRKQRFNADYELTAREGADTMAYIALIDEKLRPAMLHTFWVDAENYINVTRPWFASHSPFPLNFVVPCRHANAAFSRILLTKGEAPLQRITEVEAKIYSDAKECLNLLSYRLGSANYFFGKAPSSLDAFVFGFVAPLYKASLPSSTLQRHLQQLENITRFCDNILAVYFSSGRPSSPQSVQGTKDANLQKLTQLVNKESNLIEKMDDNLRSSPQHKSHRPDPKPSLASGKSSTPA, from the exons atggagctgctgacgtcATCAGCTGTGAATGGAATCATGGCGGCCGCCATGGAGCTGCGATGCTGGGGAGGAGGCTGGGGTTTGCCCTCTGTCCACGCCGAGTCCCTGGTAGTTCTG GCTTATGCCAAATTTTCTGGGGCCAAAGTCACAGTTTCTCCAATAGACTGGACATGGAAAACTCTAACAG CAACAGTCCCAGAGTTGTTTTGTGGAGAGGATACAGTTCAAGAAGCTACACCGATTCTCAACTTCCTGAGGAAGCAG agGTTTAATGCAGACTATGAGCTGACAGCCAGAGAAGGAGCAGACACTATGGCATACATTGCTTTAATTGATGAGAAACTACGACCAGCGATG TTGCACACTTTCTGGGTGGATGCAGAAAACTACATCAACGTGACGCGGCCTTGGTTTGCGTCACACTCGCCTTTCCCACTTAACTTTGTGGTCCCTTGTCGCCACGCCAACGCCGCCTTCTCTCGCATCCTTTTGACCAAAGGAGAGGCGCCCTTGCAGAGAATCACTGAGGTGGAGGCAAAG ATTTACAGTGATGCTAAAGAGTGCCTGAATCTCCTCTCCTACCGGCTGGGATCTGCTAACTACTTCTTTGGCAAAGC GCCCTCCAGCTTGGACGCCTTTGTGTTTGGCTTTGTGGCTCCGCTTTACAAAGCCAGTCTGCCCAGCAGCACTCTGCAGCGACACCTCCAACAGCTGGAGAACATCACACGCTTCTGTGACAACATCCTCGCAGTATACTTCAGCTCCGGCCGCCCCA GTTCTCCACAATCTGTCCAAGGAACCAAGGATGCCAACCTCCAAAAATTAACACAGCTTGTAAATAAAGAGTCCAACTTGATAGAAAAG ATGGATGACAACCTCCGCAGCAGCCCCCAGCACAAATCTCACCGACCGGATCCCAAACCCAGTCTGGCCAGTGGGAAGAGCTCTACGCCtgcctga
- the thbs4a gene encoding thrombospondin-4a: MMCVWAKAAALTLLMQQLALTVTAQGIVYDLLYSPGCLPDLLQGSLKNKGRNEAFLLSSFKLQSRAPTSLYSFVNPKDNSKYLELSVQAKLSKVTLGYQKTDGRLATTSFNHASLADGRDHHVMLHASGLQRGPPRLKIYVDCRLVHTLNDLPAAFGALPPGPNTVALRTLPIVGQDKLTDLKLVIEDTIDNVATLQDCNMDQVQPLQLLDVLGTRVMHDQATVEELKSMFAEMKELLLLQIKETNLLRNTIAECLACGIKGDPTDPGPPPSPGTGTLNPQPLTKCPPGTCFRQNLCIPAESGGFRCAPCPDGFTGDGKRCDDVDECQFGPCFPGVTCVNTAPGFRCGSCPLGYTGPELTGVGVHYAKSQKQVCEDIDECLGPPENGGCTANSHCYNTMGSFRCGDCKTGFTGNQTRGCQNARFCPDGRPSPCGANAVCILERDGSISCMCGIGWAGNGYECGKDTDIDGYPDQNPQCRDKSCQQDNCVFVPNSGQEDADGDGMGDACDEDADNDGVINKDDNCWLVPNVDQKNSDQDVHGDACDNCRNVKNPSQKDTDQDGLGDDCDDDKDGDGLPNNQDNCPRVPNPEQTDRDQDGVGDACDSCPDISNSNQSDSDDDLVGDTCDDNIDRDGDGHQDSKDNCPDAINSSQLDTDKDGMGDECDDDDDNDGVLDKDDNCRLVVNPDQKDSDMNKVGDECEGDFDKDSVIDVIDHCPENAEITLTDFRAYQTVVLDPEGDSQIDPNWVVLNQGMEIVQTMNSDPGLAIGYTAFSGVDFEGTFHVNTVTDDDYAGFIFGYQDSSSFYVVMWKQTEQTYWQGAPFRAVAEPGIQLKVVKSKTGPGQYLRNSLWHTGDTPEQVRLLWKDPRNVGWKDKVSYRWILQHRPQIGYIRVRFFEGSDLVADTGVIIDTSMRGGRLGVFCFSQENIIWSNLKYRCNDQIPEDYQDAQDAQ, encoded by the exons ATGATGTGCGTGTGGgcaaaagctgcagctctgactctGCTCATGCAACAGCTGGCACTCACTGTCACAGCTCAAGGCATCG TGTACGACCTGCTGTACTCCCCGGGCTGCCTGCCAGACTTACTCCAGGGAAGCCTGAAGAACAAAGGGAGAAATGAGGCTTTCCTCCTGTCTTCATTCAAGCTCCAGAGTAGGGCGCCCACTTCTCTCTACAGCTTCGTCAACCCTAAAGACAACAGCAAGTACCTGGAGCTCAGTGTACAGGCCAAGCTGAGCAAAG TGACTCTCGGGTACCAGAAGACCGATGGCAGATTAGCCACCACCAGCTTTAATCACGCCTCCCTGGCAGACGGCCGAGACCACCACGTGATGCTCCACGCCAGCGGCCTTCAGCGTGGCCCACCTCGCCTCAAAATCTACGTCGACTGCAGGCTGGTGCACACTTTGAACGATCTGCCGGCTGCATTCGGGGCTCTGCCACCAGGCCCAAACACGGTGGCTCTCAGGACCCTACCGATAGTTGGACAG GATAAACTGACGGATCTGAAACTTGTCATCGAGGACACCATCGACAACGTGGCCACCCTGCAGGACTGTAACATGGATCAGGTTcaacctctgcagctgctgg ACGTCCTGGGAACCCGGGTGATGCACGACCAGGCCACCGTCGAGGAGCTGAAGAGCATGTTCGCTGAGATGaaggagctgctcctgctgcag ATAAAGGAGACAAATTTACTGAGGAACACCATCGCAGAGTGTCTCGCCTGTG GTATCAAAGGAGATCCAACAGACCCAGGTCCACCTCCAAGTCCAGGGACGGGCACTTTGAACCCTCAGCCTCTGACCAAGTGCCCACCTGGCACCTGCTTCAGACAGAACCTGTGTATCCCTGCGGAGTCTGGGGGGTTCCGGTGCGCCCCCTGTCCAGACGGATTTACAGGAGATGGGAAGCGCTGTGATGACGTAGATGAG tgccaGTTTGGCCCCTGCTTCCCCGGTGTCACCTGCGTGAATACTGCCCCAGGTTTTCGCTGTGGGAGCTGCCCACTGGGATACACTGGTCCAGAGTTAACTGGAGTGGGGGTGCACTACGCAAAGTCCCAGAAGCAG GTGTGTGAGGATATAGACGAGTGTTTGGGTCCACCTGAGAACGGAGGCTGCACTGCAAACTCACACTGCTACAACACCATG GGCTCCTTCCGCTGCGGAGACTGTAAAACTGGCTTCACGGGCAACCAGACCAGGGGCTGCCAGAACGCCAGGTTTTGCCCCGACGGGCGACCCAGCCCCTGCGGCGCCAACGCCGTGTGCATCCTGGAGAGAGACGGCAGCATCAGCTGTATG tgtggcATTGGGTGGGCGGGCAATGGCTATGAATGTGGTAAGGATACAGATATTGATGGTTATCCGGACCAGAATCCCCAATGCAGAGACAAATCCTGCCAGCAG GACAACTGCGTATTTGTTCCAAACTCTGGGCAAGAGGACGCGGACGGAGACGGGATGGGTGACGCCTGTGATGAGGACGCGGACAACGATGGCGTCATTAACAAAGAT GACAATTGCTGGCTTGTCCCCAAtgtggaccaaaaaaacagcGACCAGGACGTCCATGGCGACGCCTGTGACAACTGCAGAAACGTTAAAAACCCCTCCCAGAAGGACACTGACCAGGATGGGCTCGGGGACGATTGCGATGACGACAAGGACGGGGACG GCTTGCCGAACAATCAGGACAACTGCCCACGCGTTCCGAAccctgagcagacagacagggaccaGGATGGGGTGGGAGACGCCTGCGACAGCTGCCCTGACATATCAAACTCCAACCAG TCGGACTCAGATGACGACCTTGTCGGGGACACCTGCGATGACAATATAGACAG GGACGGCGACGGCCACCAGGACAGCAAGGACAACTGTCCCGATGCCATCAACTCCTCTCAGCTGGACACAGACAAGGACGGAATG GGAGATGAATGTGACGACGATGACGATAATGACGGCGTACTGGACAAGGATGACAACTGCAGGCTGGTCGTTAACCCGGACCAAAAGGACTCAGACA TGAACAAGGTTGGAGACGAGTGCGAAGGGGACTTTGACAAAGACAGCGTCATCGACGTCATCGACCACTGCCCAGAGAACGCAGAGATCACCCTGACCGACTTCAGGGCCTACCAGACCGTGGTGCTGGACCCGGAGGGAGACTCCCAGATCGACCCCAACTGGGTGGTCCTCAATCAG GGTATGGAGATTGTTCAGACCATGAACTCTGACCCCGGCCTCGCTATAG GATACACGGCTTTCAGCGGCGTTGACTTTGAGGGAACGTTCCACGTGAACACCGTAACAGACGATGACTACGCTGGCTTCATCTTCGGCTACCAGGACTCCTCTTCCTTTTATGTGGTGAtgtggaaacagacagagcAAACGTACTGGCAGGGTGCACCATTCAGGGCCGTCGCCGAGCCGGGAATACAGCTCAAG GTTGTGAAATCCAAAACGGGTCCTGGACAATATCTGCGAAACTCCCTCTGGCACACGGGGGACACCCCCGAGCAGGTCCGTCTGTTGTGGAAGGACCCCAGAAACGTTGGATGGAAGGACAAAGTCTCCTACCGTTGGATCCTCCAGCACAGGCCGCAGATTGGATACATCAG ggtTCGCTTCTTTGAGGGTTCAGATTTGGTGGCAGACACCGGGGTGATTATTGACACCAGCATGAGAGGCGGCAGGCTGGGAGTGTTCTGCTTCAGTCAGGAGAACATAATCTGGTCCAATCTGAAGTACCGTTGCAACG ATCAAATTCCTGAAGACTACCAGGATGCCCAGGACGCACAGTGA
- the mtx3 gene encoding metaxin-3 isoform X2, with protein sequence MELLTSSAVNGIMAAAMELRCWGGGWGLPSVHAESLVVLAYAKFSGAKVTVSPIDWTWKTLTATVPELFCGEDTVQEATPILNFLRKQRFNADYELTAREGADTMAYIALIDEKLRPAMLHTFWVDAENYINVTRPWFASHSPFPLNFVVPCRHANAAFSRILLTKGEAPLQRITEVEAKIYSDAKECLNLLSYRLGSANYFFGKAPSSLDAFVFGFVAPLYKASLPSSTLQRHLQQLENITRFCDNILAVYFSSGRPSSPQSVQGTKDANLQKLTQLVNKESNLIEKVPLLSYNSMAL encoded by the exons atggagctgctgacgtcATCAGCTGTGAATGGAATCATGGCGGCCGCCATGGAGCTGCGATGCTGGGGAGGAGGCTGGGGTTTGCCCTCTGTCCACGCCGAGTCCCTGGTAGTTCTG GCTTATGCCAAATTTTCTGGGGCCAAAGTCACAGTTTCTCCAATAGACTGGACATGGAAAACTCTAACAG CAACAGTCCCAGAGTTGTTTTGTGGAGAGGATACAGTTCAAGAAGCTACACCGATTCTCAACTTCCTGAGGAAGCAG agGTTTAATGCAGACTATGAGCTGACAGCCAGAGAAGGAGCAGACACTATGGCATACATTGCTTTAATTGATGAGAAACTACGACCAGCGATG TTGCACACTTTCTGGGTGGATGCAGAAAACTACATCAACGTGACGCGGCCTTGGTTTGCGTCACACTCGCCTTTCCCACTTAACTTTGTGGTCCCTTGTCGCCACGCCAACGCCGCCTTCTCTCGCATCCTTTTGACCAAAGGAGAGGCGCCCTTGCAGAGAATCACTGAGGTGGAGGCAAAG ATTTACAGTGATGCTAAAGAGTGCCTGAATCTCCTCTCCTACCGGCTGGGATCTGCTAACTACTTCTTTGGCAAAGC GCCCTCCAGCTTGGACGCCTTTGTGTTTGGCTTTGTGGCTCCGCTTTACAAAGCCAGTCTGCCCAGCAGCACTCTGCAGCGACACCTCCAACAGCTGGAGAACATCACACGCTTCTGTGACAACATCCTCGCAGTATACTTCAGCTCCGGCCGCCCCA GTTCTCCACAATCTGTCCAAGGAACCAAGGATGCCAACCTCCAAAAATTAACACAGCTTGTAAATAAAGAGTCCAACTTGATAGAAAAGGTGCCTCTGCTTTCCTATAACTCCATGGCTTTATG A